CTCGCGCAGCAGCACGGAGTCTTCGCAGATCAGGATGCGCATGGCACCGTCACCTCAAGGCTCGTCGGGCCGCCGTGCGGGCTGTCGATGCGCACGGTTCCGCCGGCGGCGAGGATGCGGTTCGAGATGCCGTCCAGGCCTCCGCCCGGCGTGACCTGCGCGCCGCCGATGCCGTTGTCCTCCACGCGCGCCCACAGCGTTCCGCCATCGCGCACCCGCACCACCACTCGGCTCTCGCTGGCCCGCGAGTGCTTCGCGGCGTTGGTGAGAGACTCCGCGATCGCGAAGTACACGGCGGCTTCCGCGTCGCGGCTGCATCGGCCGTCCACGCGCACATCGAGCTGCACGGGGATGTGCGACCGTCCGGCGAGTGCCGAGAGAGCCGCGTCGAGACCACGGTCGTCGAGCACTGAGGCGTGGATGCCACGGGCGAGCTGGCGCAGCTCGGTGATGGCCGCCTTCGTCGAGGTGTGTGCCTCCTCGATGAGCGCCTTCGCGGCATCCGGGTCCGTCTCGATCTTTTGCTGGGCCATCCCCAGTGTCATTCCGACCGACACCAGCCGGGGCTGCACCCCGTCATGGAGGTCGCGCTCGATACGGGTGCGCTCGACATCGGCGGCGCGCACGGCGCCTTCACGCTGTGCCGAGCTCGTGCGCACCTGCTCGGTCAGACGCTCCTCGCGGATCGGGGCGGCCATGATCGCCCGCGAGATCACGCGGTGCAGAGCTACGAGACCCCAGATTCCGAAGAAGGCCGCGGCGACGCCGGCGATACCCGCGAGTGGTGCCCAGGCCACCGACATGGGCGTGCCCCATCCGGTCGTCACGAACTCGGCATTCGCCAGCGGAGCGAATGCGCTGACCGCCGACCAGATGCCCCACCAGAACAGGCGCAGGACGAGGGCACCGAGCACACAGGCGATCGCGAAGTTCGCCAGCGCCCGCCACATGCGCCCGTCGATGCTCTGTCGGCCGAGGGTGCGGAGCCATCCGCCGAATCCAGGTCGCGTCTGCGTCCGCCAGGTGAGCGGGGGCAGCTCGAAGCGGTACAGCGCATCGATCCGCGCCACCTCGAACCAGGCGACGCCGAAGAGCGCGTAGACAAGGCCGACGAGGAGGACGACGCCGATTCCTGCGACGAGCACGAGCGCCAAGCCTGTGCCCAGGAGGGTGGTGAGCACTGTCCAGACGATCGTGCCCACGATGCCCAAAGCCGCGAGCTGCGCCGCGGTGAGGAACAGGCGAAGCGGAGGCGTGCGCTTGTCGGCCGCCGCTGCGGGCGCAGCGGGAGCGGGAGCGGGAGCAGCGGGAGCTGTCGGAGGGACAGGCGCCGTCGGCGCCTGCGCGGACGACGCCGCCGGGGGAGTCGGAGGCAGGTTGCTTGTCATGCTTACAAACTACGACCGCCGTCGTATCCGCCGACACCGAGGCATCCGGATGCTTGTCTTCGGGTTTTCCCGAAGATTTCCGACGCCCCGGGCGTGCCAAGCGTGATTCACTGGGCGCATGAGTACCTCACACAGCGGCGAACCGCACGCCGTCGGCATCAGCCAGCGACTCAACTGGCTGCGCGCCGGCGTCCTCGGCGCCAATGACGGCATCATCTCGGTCGCCTCCCTCGTCGTCGGCGTCGCGGGCGCCACAACCGAGAATGGCGCCCTGCTCACGGCGGGAATCGCAGGCCTCGTCGGTGGGGCGATCTCCATGGCGCTCGGGGAGTACGTCTCGGTGAGCAGTCAGCGCGACAGCGAGCGCGCGCTCATCGCCAAAGAGACTCACGAGCTGGCGACGATGCCCGAGGAAGAGCTGGCGGAACTCACGGAGCTGTACCGGCAGCGTGGACTGTCGGATGCGACCGCCCGCACCGTCGCGCAAGAGCTCACCGCGCATGACGCGCTGGCTGCACACCTCGAAGTCGAACTCAACATCGACCAGGACGATCTCGTGAATCCCTGGCACGCGGCGGTGTCCTCCGCCGTCGCTTTCACGCTGGGCGCTCTGCTGCCGCTGCTGGCGATCCTTCTTCCGCCTGTCAGCATCCGCGTCCCCGTCACCTTCGTGGCCGTGCTGCTCGCGCTTGCGCTGACTGGCTGGGTGTCGGCGAAGATCGGCGGGGCGAAGCCGGGCCGCTCGATGACGCGTCTGGTGTTGGGTGGAGCCCTGGCACTCGGGGTCACCTGGGCGCTCGGAACCCTCCTCGGCACGACAGGCATCGTGTAGCGGGAACGAGGAAGGGCCGGATGCTGCGTAGCATCCGGCCCTTCCGTGAGAAAACTCAGTTCGTCGAGGTGAAGCCGACGAGCAGGCCGCCCGTGACCTTGACGGCGAGGTTGTAGATGCCGGCCACGATCGCGCCCAGCACCGTGAACACGATCAGATTGAGGATCGCGATGACGGCGGCGAACGCCATGACCTGCGGCAGACCCAGCATCGTGGACAGCGAGATCGCCCCCTCGGTGAAACCACCGACGAACTCATCCGCCTTGCCGATGAGGCCCGTGGCCTGCAGCACCATGTACACCAGGAAGTACGACACGAGCGTGACGATTGCCATCGCCACCGCACCGAGGAAGGACAGCTTCACGGCCGACCAGAAGTCGATATAGACCAGACGCAGGCGAACCTGCTTACCTGCGGTCTTGTGAGTGGACTTCTTCGCCAGCTTGTCGGCTACTGTGCTCATGCTTCAGTGCTTTCTTGGGGGGTCTCGGGGTCAGCATCTGCGGCGTCGGACTCTTCGGCTTCTTCTGCCAGTCCTCGCTCGCTGTTGCGAGCGATCGCAAGGATCTTGTCATCGCCGCCGAGGCGAGCGAAGACGACGCCCATGGTGTCGCGACCCTTCGCAGGGACCTCGGCCACGGCAGAGCGTACCACCTTGCCGCTGGCAAGAACCACCAAGACCTCGTCCTCCTCGGACACCATCAGACCACCCGCGAGAGTGCCCCGATCGTCGTTCAGTTTGGCGACCTTGATGCCAAAACCACCGCGTCCCTGGACCCGGTACTCCTCGATCTTCGTGCGCTTCGCGTAGCCGCCATCCGTGACGACGAACACGAACTGACCGGGTGCCGCGACGGACGCCGAGAGCAGGCAGTCGCCCTCGCGGAATTTCATGCCCTTCACACCGGCGGTCGCGCGACCCATCGGACGCAGGGCGTCGTCAGTGGCACTGAACCGCACCGACATGCCGTGCGAGCTGATCAGCAGGATGTCGTCCTCAGCATCGACGAGTAGGGCACTGACGAGTTCGTCGTCGTCGTTCAGACGGATCGCGATGACTCCGCCCTGACGGTTCGTGTCGTACTGCTCGAGACGCGTCTTCTTGACGAGACCGTTGCGGGTCGCGAGCACGAGGTACTCGGCGGTCGCGTAGTCGCGGATGTCGAGCATCTGCGCGATGTTCTCGTCCGGCTGCAGGGCGAGCAGGTTCGCGACGTGTTGACCCTTCGCGTCGCGGCCAGCCTCCGGCACCTCGTACGTCTTCGTGCGGTAGACCCGGCCCTTGTCGGTGAAGAACAGCAGCCAGTGGTGCGTCGTCGTGACGAAGAAGTGCTCGACGACGTCGTCGGCGCGCAGCTGCGCGCCCTTGACACCCTTGCCACCGCGGTGCTGCGAACGGTAGTTGTCGCTGCGCGTGCGCTTGATGTAGCCCTCGCGCGTGACTGTGACGACCATCTCCTCTTCGGGGATGAGGTCTTCCATCGACATGTCGCCGTCGAAGCCGTGCAGGATATGCGTGCGACGCTCGTCACCGAAACGGTCGACGATCGCCACCAGTTCCTCGCGGATGATCGTGCGCTGACGGCCTTCGTCGGCGAGGATCGCCTTGAAGTCGGCGATCTGCGCCTCGAGCTCGGCAGCCTGGTCGATGATCTTCTGACGCTCAAGAGCAGCGAGACGGCGAAGCTGCATCTGCAGGATCGCGTCGGCCTGGATCTCATCGATCTCGAGGAGCCTCTGCAGACCCTCGTTCGCTTCCTGCGTGGTCTGCGACCGGCGGATCAGGGCGATGACCTCGTCAAGCGCGTCGAGCGCCTTGAGGTAACCGCGCAGGATGTGCATGCGCTTCTCGGCCTCGTTGAGGCGGAACTGCGTGCGCCGGACGATGACCTCGAGCTGGTGGGCGAGCCAGTGCGTGACGAAGCCGTCGATCGCGAGCGTGCGCGGCACGCCGTCGACGATCGCCAGCATGTTCGCGCCGAAGTTCTCCTGCAGCTGCGTGTGCTTGTAGAGGTTGTTGAGAACGACCTTGGCGACGGCGTCGCGCTTGAGCACGACGACGAGACGCTGACCCGTGCGGTCACTGGACTCGTCGCGGATGTCGGCGATGCCGGTGATCTTGCCGTCGCGGGCGAGGTCACCGATCTTGACCGCGACGTTGTCGGGGTTCACCTGATAGGGCAGTTCCGTGATCACGAGGCACGTGCGGCCCTGGATCTCCTCGACGTTCACGACGGCGCGCATCGTGATCGAGCCACGACCCGTGCGGTAGGCCTCGTGGATGCCCTTCGTGCCGAGGATCTGCGCGCCGGTCGGGAAGTCCGGGCCCGGGATGCGCTGGATCAGACCGTCGAGCATCTCCTCGCGGGAGACGTTCGGGTTCTCCAGCGCCCAGAGCGCAGCATCCGCGACCTCACGCAGGTTGTGCGGCGGGATGTTCGTCGC
The DNA window shown above is from Microbacterium keratanolyticum and carries:
- the gyrA gene encoding DNA gyrase subunit A, whose translation is MTDEERPEPAHDHGRIDQVDLQSEMQRSYLDYAMAVIVGRALPDVRDGLKPVHRRVIYGMYDGGFRPDKSFSKCARVVGEVMGQYHPHGDSAIYDALVRLVQPWSLRYPLALGQGNFGSPGNMGAAAPRYTETKMAPLALEMVRDIEENTVDFQDNYDGQTQEPTVLPARFPNLLVNGSVGIAVGMATNIPPHNLREVADAALWALENPNVSREEMLDGLIQRIPGPDFPTGAQILGTKGIHEAYRTGRGSITMRAVVNVEEIQGRTCLVITELPYQVNPDNVAVKIGDLARDGKITGIADIRDESSDRTGQRLVVVLKRDAVAKVVLNNLYKHTQLQENFGANMLAIVDGVPRTLAIDGFVTHWLAHQLEVIVRRTQFRLNEAEKRMHILRGYLKALDALDEVIALIRRSQTTQEANEGLQRLLEIDEIQADAILQMQLRRLAALERQKIIDQAAELEAQIADFKAILADEGRQRTIIREELVAIVDRFGDERRTHILHGFDGDMSMEDLIPEEEMVVTVTREGYIKRTRSDNYRSQHRGGKGVKGAQLRADDVVEHFFVTTTHHWLLFFTDKGRVYRTKTYEVPEAGRDAKGQHVANLLALQPDENIAQMLDIRDYATAEYLVLATRNGLVKKTRLEQYDTNRQGGVIAIRLNDDDELVSALLVDAEDDILLISSHGMSVRFSATDDALRPMGRATAGVKGMKFREGDCLLSASVAAPGQFVFVVTDGGYAKRTKIEEYRVQGRGGFGIKVAKLNDDRGTLAGGLMVSEEDEVLVVLASGKVVRSAVAEVPAKGRDTMGVVFARLGGDDKILAIARNSERGLAEEAEESDAADADPETPQESTEA
- a CDS encoding VIT1/CCC1 transporter family protein, whose product is MSTSHSGEPHAVGISQRLNWLRAGVLGANDGIISVASLVVGVAGATTENGALLTAGIAGLVGGAISMALGEYVSVSSQRDSERALIAKETHELATMPEEELAELTELYRQRGLSDATARTVAQELTAHDALAAHLEVELNIDQDDLVNPWHAAVSSAVAFTLGALLPLLAILLPPVSIRVPVTFVAVLLALALTGWVSAKIGGAKPGRSMTRLVLGGALALGVTWALGTLLGTTGIV
- a CDS encoding DUF3566 domain-containing protein yields the protein MSTVADKLAKKSTHKTAGKQVRLRLVYIDFWSAVKLSFLGAVAMAIVTLVSYFLVYMVLQATGLIGKADEFVGGFTEGAISLSTMLGLPQVMAFAAVIAILNLIVFTVLGAIVAGIYNLAVKVTGGLLVGFTSTN
- a CDS encoding sensor histidine kinase is translated as MTSNLPPTPPAASSAQAPTAPVPPTAPAAPAPAPAAPAAAADKRTPPLRLFLTAAQLAALGIVGTIVWTVLTTLLGTGLALVLVAGIGVVLLVGLVYALFGVAWFEVARIDALYRFELPPLTWRTQTRPGFGGWLRTLGRQSIDGRMWRALANFAIACVLGALVLRLFWWGIWSAVSAFAPLANAEFVTTGWGTPMSVAWAPLAGIAGVAAAFFGIWGLVALHRVISRAIMAAPIREERLTEQVRTSSAQREGAVRAADVERTRIERDLHDGVQPRLVSVGMTLGMAQQKIETDPDAAKALIEEAHTSTKAAITELRQLARGIHASVLDDRGLDAALSALAGRSHIPVQLDVRVDGRCSRDAEAAVYFAIAESLTNAAKHSRASESRVVVRVRDGGTLWARVEDNGIGGAQVTPGGGLDGISNRILAAGGTVRIDSPHGGPTSLEVTVPCAS